In Paenibacillus hexagrammi, the following are encoded in one genomic region:
- the grpE gene encoding nucleotide exchange factor GrpE: MSTGEKQAEQDVNATYANDAEAADNHVDAPQEEQVEAASGELEQLRAQSEENYQRFLRVQADFDNFRRRARAEKEDFAKYASLKLIEQLLPIVDNFDRALSSSKETKDFDSLAKGIDMTFRQLDQVLTQEGLKPIESVGQPFNPEIHQAVMQVETDEYEEGIVVEELQKGYMLKEKVIRPAMVKVSV; this comes from the coding sequence TTGAGTACAGGGGAAAAACAAGCGGAACAAGATGTGAACGCTACATACGCGAATGATGCTGAAGCAGCAGATAACCATGTAGATGCACCACAAGAGGAGCAAGTTGAAGCAGCGTCCGGTGAGCTAGAGCAGCTGCGCGCCCAATCCGAAGAAAATTACCAGCGTTTTTTACGCGTTCAAGCGGACTTCGATAATTTTCGCCGTCGCGCTAGAGCTGAGAAAGAAGACTTCGCGAAGTATGCTTCGCTTAAATTGATTGAGCAGCTGCTGCCAATCGTGGATAATTTTGACCGCGCTCTTTCATCCAGCAAGGAAACGAAGGATTTCGATTCTTTGGCAAAAGGCATAGACATGACGTTCCGTCAATTGGATCAGGTATTGACCCAAGAAGGCCTGAAGCCGATCGAATCGGTCGGCCAGCCGTTTAATCCGGAAATTCATCAAGCGGTTATGCAGGTTGAAACGGATGAATATGAAGAAGGAATCGTCGTGGAAGAGCTGCAAAAAGGCTATATGCTGAAAGAGAAAGTGATTCGACCAGCGATGGTTAAAGTGAGCGTATAA
- a CDS encoding TCP-1/cpn60 chaperonin family protein produces the protein MSGSKQVHTDGEERFSTLMNNASAVRAICSAVEGTLGPKGLDTMLVGSQGEVIITNDGVTILEKMDVTHPAARLMIQVAKSQQHQIGDGTTTATVLAGALISEGVTQVTRGVPVAKVVSGMQQGIELAVERFRERTREIAGLQDTAMLRIAVTAGREQRELARLIIAAAAGVGEAKLHEEGFRLADSVMACEGSLSEVWPGIIVSQKPMNAHMDTEMRDIGVLVLMDALEPENVSEESLVTEAGYQRYQELREQFRSSLPKLLELGVGLIAADRGVDPEAEQFCSDHGILVLQRVSRRDLLQLSEHTGARPVRRTALRKSARELAPALGSAGYAAYDERLERVRVSRGGGEQRVTILVGAATSEAALERSRIARDAASAVQAAVRGGYLPGGGAAELAVARDLERRRETMKGMEAFGVDAVIGALRKPLAQIVINAGFNPLEKVEELKAAQAAMESDSLGIDCDSGKVTDFLDAGIMDPTEVKIHALQAAGEVASAILRIHTVIKMKPPFEET, from the coding sequence ATGAGTGGGAGCAAGCAAGTCCACACCGATGGAGAAGAGCGTTTTTCTACCCTAATGAATAATGCATCGGCTGTTCGTGCGATCTGTTCAGCAGTGGAAGGAACACTTGGCCCTAAAGGGCTTGATACGATGCTGGTAGGATCGCAGGGTGAAGTCATTATCACAAATGACGGAGTCACCATTTTGGAAAAGATGGATGTCACACACCCGGCTGCCAGGCTCATGATTCAGGTGGCTAAGAGTCAGCAGCACCAGATTGGGGATGGAACGACGACAGCCACCGTGCTGGCGGGCGCACTCATTAGCGAAGGCGTCACGCAGGTTACCCGTGGAGTTCCTGTAGCCAAGGTCGTAAGCGGCATGCAGCAAGGAATTGAGCTGGCCGTTGAACGATTTCGTGAACGCACGAGAGAGATTGCTGGACTGCAGGATACAGCTATGCTGCGAATTGCTGTCACAGCTGGACGAGAACAGCGTGAGCTAGCCAGACTTATTATTGCGGCGGCTGCAGGAGTCGGAGAGGCCAAGCTGCATGAAGAGGGCTTCCGATTGGCAGACAGCGTCATGGCCTGCGAAGGCTCTCTGAGCGAAGTGTGGCCCGGTATCATTGTGAGTCAAAAGCCGATGAATGCGCATATGGATACAGAAATGCGCGATATTGGCGTCCTGGTTCTGATGGACGCGCTCGAACCGGAGAACGTCAGCGAGGAATCGCTGGTGACGGAAGCGGGCTATCAGCGCTATCAGGAGCTGAGAGAGCAGTTCCGCAGCAGCCTGCCGAAGCTGCTGGAGCTGGGGGTCGGCCTCATCGCGGCCGACCGCGGGGTTGACCCTGAGGCGGAGCAGTTCTGCTCCGACCACGGCATTCTCGTGCTGCAGCGCGTATCCCGGAGGGATCTGCTGCAGCTGAGCGAGCACACCGGCGCGCGGCCGGTGAGGCGCACGGCGCTGCGCAAGAGCGCGCGCGAGCTGGCTCCCGCGCTCGGCAGCGCCGGCTACGCCGCGTACGACGAGCGGCTGGAGCGCGTGCGCGTCAGCCGCGGAGGCGGCGAGCAGCGCGTGACGATTCTCGTCGGCGCTGCGACAAGCGAGGCTGCGCTCGAGCGCTCGCGCATCGCGAGGGACGCCGCGTCCGCCGTCCAGGCGGCCGTCCGCGGCGGCTATCTGCCCGGCGGCGGCGCAGCCGAGCTGGCTGTTGCGCGCGATCTCGAGCGCCGGCGCGAGACGATGAAGGGCATGGAGGCGTTCGGTGTCGACGCCGTCATCGGTGCGCTGCGCAAGCCGCTTGCGCAGATTGTGATTAATGCGGGCTTTAATCCGCTCGAAAAGGTTGAGGAGCTGAAGGCAGCCCAGGCTGCCATGGAATCAGACAGCCTAGGTATCGATTGCGATTCAGGCAAGGTGACGGATTTTCTCGATGCGGGGATCATGGATCCAACTGAAGTGAAAATACATGCACTTCAAGCGGCGGGGGAAGTGGCTTCCGCGATCCTGCGAATCCATACCGTTATTAAAATGAAGCCACCTTTTGAAGAAACATAA